The Equus asinus isolate D_3611 breed Donkey chromosome 22, EquAss-T2T_v2, whole genome shotgun sequence genome has a segment encoding these proteins:
- the SLC6A12 gene encoding sodium- and chloride-dependent betaine transporter isoform X3, whose amino-acid sequence MDFLNHSGASTETPSENFTSPVMEFWERRTLGITSGIHDLGALRWELALCLLLAWVVCYFCIWKGVKITGKVVYFTATFPYLMLIILLIRGITLPGAYEGIIYYLKPDLFRLKDPQVWMDAGTQIFFSFAICQGCLTALGSYNKYHNNCYRDCIALCFLNSATSFAAGFVVFSILGFMSQEQGVPISEVAESGPGLAFIAFPKAVTMMPLSQLWSCLFFIMLIFLGLDSQFVCMECLVTAFVDMFPRQLRKSGRRELLILAISVTCYLIGLFLVTEGGMYIFQLFDYYACSGTCLLFLAVFEVICIGWVYGADRFYDNVEDMIGYRPWPLVKISWLFLTPGLCLATFLFSLSKYTPLKYNNIYVYPLWGYFIGWFLALSSMVCVPLFIIITLLKTQGSFKKRLRQLIAPDPSLPKPQQHLYLDGGADQACRPSPTKEGLISGEKETHL is encoded by the exons ATGGACTTTCTGAACCACTCGGGAGCCAGCACAGAGACCCCCTCTGAGAACTTCACCTCTCCTGTCATGGAATTCTGGGA GAGACGAACCCTGGGCATCACCTCGGGCATCCACGACCTGGGGGCCCTGCgctgggagctggccctgtgcctCCTGCTTGCCTGGGTCGTCTGCTACTTCTGCATCTGGAAGGGGGTCAAGATCACAGGCAAG GTGGTGTATTTCACAGCCACCTTTCCCTACCTGATGCTGATCATCCTTTTGATCCGCGGCATCACCCTGCCCGGAGCCTACGAGGGCATCATCTATTACCTGAAGCCAGATTTGTTTCGCCTCAAGGACCCCCAG GTGTGGATGGACGCCGGCACCCAGATCTTCTTCTCCTTTGCCATCTGCCAGGGGTGCCTGACAGCCCTGGGCAGCTACAACAAGTACCACAACAACTGCTACAG GGACTGCATTGCCCTCTGCTTCCTAAACAGTGCCACCAGCTTTGCAGCCGGGTTTGTGGTCTTCTCCATCCTGGGCTTCATGTCCCAAGAGCAGGGGGTGCCCATTTCTGAAGTGGCTGAGTCAG GTCCTGGTCTGGCCTTCATCGCATTCCCCAAGGCTGTGACTATGATGCCCTTGTCCCAGCTGTGGTCCTGCCTTTTCTTCATCATGCTCATCTTCCTCGGGCTGGACAGTCAG TTTGTCTGTATGGAGTGCCTGGTGACGGCCTTCGTGGACATGTTCCCCAGGCAGCTCCGGAAGAGTGGGCGGCGAGAGCTCCTCATCCTCGCCATCTCCGTCACGTGCTACCTGATAGGGCTCTTCCTGGTCACCGAG GGCGGGATGTACATCTTCCAGCTGTTTGATTATTACGCTTGCAGTGGCACATGCCTGCTCTTCCTTGCAGTGTTTGAAGTAATCTGCATCGGCTGGGTGTATG GAGCCGACCGTTTCTATGACAATGTTGAGGACATGATTGGCTACCGGCCATGGCCCCTGGTGAAGATCTCCTGGCTTTTCCTGACCCCTGGACTTTGCCTG gccactttcctcttctccttgagCAAGTACACACCCCTCAAATACAACAACATCTACGTGTACCCTCTCTGGGGGTACTTCATTGGCTGGTTCCTGGCTCTCTCCTCCATGGTCTGCGTCCcactcttcatcatcatcaccctCCTGAAGACTCAGGGTTCCTTCAAGAAG CGCCTGAGACAGCTCATCGCCCCTGACCCCAGCCTGCCAAAACCCCAGCAGCACCTGTATCTGGATGGTGGCGCAGACCAGGCCTGCAGGCCCTCCCCAACGAAGGAGGGGCTGATATCTGGGGAGAAAGAGACCCACTTGTAG